A window of Schistocerca gregaria isolate iqSchGreg1 unplaced genomic scaffold, iqSchGreg1.2 ptg001452l, whole genome shotgun sequence genomic DNA:
ATGAATTTGTCGTCGTCTTGCACGTCCGTATCGTTCTGTTGCTGGCTCACGAAGAGCATGCGCGACTTGGACGCGCGCGAAGAGCGAGACCCGATCGCGTTGGCGATGGTTCCCACTCCGCCCAGGCCCGACCCCGTGAAGCCCCCGTAGCCCAGGGCGTTGGAGGAGCCGGAGGAGGGCAGCGAGAGCCTGCCGGCGTACCTCCCGGAAGAAAGGTCTTGTTGAGACTCTTCTTGCTGCAGTTGGGCCAGAGAGGCCTTCGACTTGACCAGTGTCGCTTGGTTCTTCCTCAGCCTCGCGAGAATCAGCACTCTCTGAGCTTGCAGTTCCTCCAGACTGTAGAGAACCAGATCCTTCGAGAGGTCCAGGATGATGTCCGTCAAATAGGAGTTTTTTCGAGACTTTTCGGGGTCTTCTCGGAACCACTCTTCCTGAGAGTCCTCGTCTTCTCCGGACTCCGCGGCCGCGCCCTCGCCGGTCGCCAGGGCTTTCTTCAGGGCGGCGATGCGGTCCTCGAACTTCTGGTGAAGTCGATTCACGGCCATCGACCACAGCTTCGCCTGGCTTTTTTTCCTCCGTTGTCGGTCGTCGCTCGGGTCTTCGTCCGCCTCGCTCACCAGCAGGGGGAACCGCGTCTCCAGCTCGCTCGTCGCCTTCCGCAGGGCGCTCTCCACGGCCTTTTTGTTCTTCCACGCCAGCTTCGAGGGGATCACCTGACTCGCCAGCTCGTCTAGGTACTTTTCCAGGGACCGCTGAATGTGCCTCATCTCCGCCTCCACGCGGTCGCGAGGGCCCCCCAGACAGGCCGTGTGGATGTCCGATTCCTTGAACTTCAGCTTCAGCAAGAACTCCTTCCACTCCTCGTCCTCCACCGAGGACAGCCCGGCTCGAAAGTCCATGAGCTCCTCCAGTTCCATCAGTCTCAAGTGGCGCTCGGCCATCTTCTCCTCTCGGCGCCGCCGGGTCGTCTCCTTGATCCGTATCGCGTTCTGAATGCGGTTCGCCTCGCGCTCGGCCCTCTCCTCGTCCGTCAGCGTGTGAACCGGGCTGGGCTCGTACGGCAGCTGAATGTATCGGACCAGCATCGAGGGATCCGCGTCGGCCGCGGCGCCCCGACCGTCCGCCTCCCTGCCGTCCGACCCGCCCGCCCTCGCCTCCTGGGCGCCCGCCTCGGCGCACAGCTCGGACTCCAACTTCGAAAGCGGCGCCTCCGCCGACCGATAGGCGTCGTACCTCTTCTTTTGGCCGCTCCCGCCGCCCTGAAAAGAAGACAGCGAAAATTCGTACGCTTGCAACCTCCTCAGAGTCTCCAAGTAGTCCAGAGCCACCAAGCCGTGCTGCTCCTTGATGGCCTCTGACACCGAGTAGCCCAGCGACAACCCGCCGCTCGCCGCCAACCGGTTCCACGTCGCGCGGTGCTGGGGATACTTCAGCTGCACCGTCCTGTTCAGCAACTCCGTCGACTGGTGACCTCCCACGTTCACCCTCAAGACGTTCTGCACGTCCAAACAACCGTTGACGACCGGCAATATGTGAGAACACTCGTAACCGCTGGACAGCACCAGCGCCGTCTCCGGGTACTCCAACCTCGCGCCCACCGCGCGGTCCTGGTAATCCAAACCCTTCTCGCCCACCGTCCAATCGAAATAGAGCGAGTCGGACTCGTACCCCCTGCCAGCGGACCCCCCCTGCGCGCCCAACTGCGCCTGACCCTTCTTCTTGGACGGACCGCTGCGAAACGACGACGCCGAGTAGGACGCGCTCGCCTTCATGCAGTTGGTCACCCTCGTCCCTCGGTAGTTGTGATAGTGGTCGTACAACAACGCGAACAAGGCGTCAATCCCAAAACAA
This region includes:
- the LOC126332405 gene encoding uncharacterized protein LOC126332405, which codes for MSSVPINLRYSFLSSDSTHEVFPLPDCVTNPRTPDPFWNGSVGLDVPIVIDFGSYHVRAGFANQSDPFLDFPTIYARYRPNTLSSGSMFVLGIPNSGGEDDVGTTTAVGNDTLHLPPATRKSSPFDMNVPYHQAGVEFLLDHTFIHTITCNRPGGLEDGLDQTPKPKRYAGAYARQASKVGNSRSHAESRYYDGSVCHSVVMTEAPLIPRYSRSQLLQLLFECYNTPGVCFGIDALFALLYDHYHNYRGTRVTNCMKASASYSASSFRSGPSKKKGQAQLGAQGGSAGRGYESDSLYFDWTVGEKGLDYQDRAVGARLEYPETALVLSSGYECSHILPVVNGCLDVQNVLRVNVGGHQSTELLNRTVQLKYPQHRATWNRLAASGGLSLGYSVSEAIKEQHGLVALDYLETLRRLQAYEFSLSSFQGGGSGQKKRYDAYRSAEAPLSKLESELCAEAGAQEARAGGSDGREADGRGAAADADPSMLVRYIQLPYEPSPVHTLTDEERAEREANRIQNAIRIKETTRRRREEKMAERHLRLMELEELMDFRAGLSSVEDEEWKEFLLKLKFKESDIHTACLGGPRDRVEAEMRHIQRSLEKYLDELASQVIPSKLAWKNKKAVESALRKATSELETRFPLLVSEADEDPSDDRQRRKKSQAKLWSMAVNRLHQKFEDRIAALKKALATGEGAAAESGEDEDSQEEWFREDPEKSRKNSYLTDIILDLSKDLVLYSLEELQAQRVLILARLRKNQATLVKSKASLAQLQQEESQQDLSSGRYAGRLSLPSSGSSNALGYGGFTGSGLGGVGTIANAIGSRSSRASKSRMLFVSQQQNDTDVQDDDKFMEMVIKQSNTAHFLMKSKSNATDFNLISSDSFSEYDRLSSSIQALTSQCKDDQQLIEQIDDEILSRLEPDMLSRREAEQHQLVLSVDRFRCSEILFQPSIIGQGQQGVVEALLTTLQRYSTEQNVLRSYQPNPEPDLRTSLLRYLYLTGGNCSWSGLSPRLFKSLVSDLPISWAQNRVVRVIQSSSPSLTAWKGAALFASNEYNQDKYFLKKSQYDEEGCDRVHDHLPRHFASNQPAA